One window of Legionella pneumophila subsp. pneumophila str. Philadelphia 1 genomic DNA carries:
- a CDS encoding bifunctional SulP family inorganic anion transporter/carbonic anhydrase translates to MIDRNIVNLRLFRIYSKRYLKFDFVAAIVVFLVAIPLCLGIALASGAPLFSGILSGIIGGIVVGIFSGSQVSVSGPAAGMAAVVLAAISQLGDFNTFLLALTIAGLLQMIIGALRAGFVADYVPSNVVQGLLCSIGILLIIKQLPLAFTLSSDFDELKTHLLETTEGFTVSPLLALSQHINEGALIITTLSLAILIYFDITKNKILKEIPAPILVVLAGILLNELFIWTNSSLAQNSPQLVNIPDTNGFFQFFSHLEYPDWSAWTNPKVYLYALVICIVASLETLLNLKASERLDKKRRHSPTNQELVAQGLGNITSGLVGGIPVTSVIVRTSINIHAGSKTKFSAVLHGFFILFAVMLIPGALNKIPLSSLAAILIYTGYKLNKPAIYINIFSQGSDRFIPFIVTVISIIAFNLLAGILIGLAISLFYILKSNSQARIDIIKEIYPNGSTYRLMLPQQMTFLNKAALVAELDTLPRRSQLIIDARHSQYIDKEILDLFNELKEELAGSKQISVNFTGFQEHYKIHNYIDFITVTTYDVQTNLTPAQVLNILLEGNQRFLSDNRIHRSNQIDIKYTAKTQHPIAVVLACIDSRVPVETIFDMSFGDLFCVRIAGNVINDDILASIEYACNVVGAKLIMVLGHTRCGAIQSACDGIEKGHITQLLSKIKPAVNAEKETTTERNGKNQTFVNHVTELNVANTLQNIYKKSDILRTMIDSNEIGMVGAIYDVSSGKVSCKTYTEELSTLDGDENKLLAQKFETILLEAKAS, encoded by the coding sequence ATGATTGATAGAAATATAGTTAACCTGCGTCTATTTCGTATCTACTCTAAACGTTATTTAAAATTTGATTTTGTTGCTGCAATTGTCGTTTTCCTCGTGGCGATTCCTTTATGCTTAGGTATTGCCCTGGCTTCTGGCGCACCTCTTTTTTCTGGTATCTTAAGTGGAATCATTGGCGGTATTGTTGTGGGTATATTTAGCGGCTCACAAGTTAGTGTCAGCGGGCCTGCTGCGGGTATGGCAGCCGTTGTATTGGCGGCAATCTCTCAACTTGGTGATTTTAATACCTTCTTATTGGCTCTTACGATTGCAGGCCTTTTACAAATGATAATTGGTGCATTAAGGGCAGGATTTGTTGCAGATTATGTTCCTTCGAACGTAGTTCAAGGCTTACTGTGTTCAATCGGGATCTTGCTAATCATTAAGCAATTACCACTTGCATTCACTCTCTCATCAGATTTTGATGAGCTTAAAACACATTTATTGGAAACAACAGAAGGGTTTACAGTAAGCCCTTTGTTAGCTTTGTCGCAGCACATTAATGAAGGCGCACTCATCATTACTACTCTTTCATTGGCTATTTTAATCTATTTTGATATAACCAAAAATAAAATTCTGAAGGAAATCCCAGCCCCTATCCTTGTAGTTCTGGCAGGAATACTGTTAAATGAACTTTTCATCTGGACAAACTCCAGCCTGGCACAAAACTCGCCTCAACTGGTTAATATCCCAGATACCAATGGTTTTTTCCAATTTTTCAGCCATCTTGAGTACCCTGACTGGTCCGCCTGGACTAATCCTAAAGTCTATCTCTATGCGCTAGTCATATGTATCGTTGCTTCTTTGGAAACGTTGCTTAATCTCAAAGCGTCAGAACGATTGGATAAAAAAAGAAGGCACAGCCCAACTAACCAGGAATTAGTTGCTCAAGGCTTGGGTAATATAACATCAGGTTTGGTTGGGGGTATTCCTGTTACATCAGTCATTGTCAGAACATCCATTAATATCCATGCTGGTTCAAAAACCAAATTTTCAGCCGTACTCCATGGTTTTTTCATCTTGTTTGCTGTCATGTTAATACCTGGTGCATTGAATAAAATTCCTTTGTCTTCTCTCGCTGCAATTTTAATTTACACTGGCTATAAACTAAATAAACCAGCCATCTATATCAATATATTTTCACAAGGCAGCGATCGATTCATCCCTTTTATAGTGACCGTGATCAGTATTATTGCCTTCAATCTTCTTGCAGGTATATTAATAGGTCTGGCTATCAGTCTCTTTTATATATTAAAGTCCAATAGCCAAGCTCGTATTGATATCATTAAGGAAATTTATCCAAATGGTTCAACATACCGTTTGATGCTTCCCCAACAAATGACTTTTCTTAACAAAGCTGCATTGGTCGCTGAATTGGATACATTGCCCAGACGTTCTCAACTGATTATCGATGCGCGTCATTCTCAATACATTGATAAAGAAATTCTGGACTTATTTAATGAATTGAAAGAAGAGTTGGCAGGCAGTAAACAAATTTCTGTAAATTTCACCGGATTTCAGGAACACTATAAAATTCATAACTACATCGATTTCATTACGGTTACAACCTATGATGTTCAAACTAACCTGACGCCCGCACAAGTATTAAACATACTGCTTGAGGGAAATCAGCGCTTTTTAAGCGATAACCGGATTCATCGATCAAACCAAATCGATATAAAATACACTGCAAAAACACAACATCCAATTGCTGTGGTTTTGGCCTGTATCGATTCAAGAGTTCCTGTAGAAACCATCTTTGATATGAGTTTCGGTGATCTTTTTTGTGTCCGCATAGCAGGCAATGTGATTAATGACGATATTTTGGCCAGCATAGAATACGCCTGTAACGTAGTTGGTGCAAAGCTTATCATGGTTCTGGGACATACCCGATGCGGCGCCATTCAATCTGCCTGTGATGGTATTGAAAAAGGTCATATCACCCAATTACTCTCTAAAATTAAGCCTGCAGTTAACGCAGAAAAAGAAACTACAACAGAACGTAACGGAAAAAATCAAACTTTTGTAAATCATGTCACTGAATTAAATGTTGCGAATACCTTACAGAACATTTATAAGAAAAGTGATATTTTACGGACTATGATAGACAGTAATGAGATAGGGATGGTTGGTGCTATTTATGATGTAAGCAGCGGAAAAGTGAGCTGTAAAACATATACCGAAGAGTTATCCACTTTGGATGGAGACGAAAATAAGCTCCTGGCTCAAAAATTTGAAACCATTCTTTTAGAAGCCAAAGCAAGTTAA
- the ttcA gene encoding tRNA 2-thiocytidine(32) synthetase TtcA — translation MSSNPSSVEKKLLHYTGKAIADFNMIQRGDRVMVCLSGGKDSFTLLTILNQLRIKSGNKFEIFAFTLDQAQPGWNDACLRQWLAEKSIPHEILTRDTYSIVKEKIPEGKTYCSLCSRLRRGIIYRYAEENGFNKIALGHHRDDLVRTLMMSILYNGDIRSMPPKLLSDNKKHIVIRPLCYVQEKDIITFASEQAFPIIPCNLCGSQENLMRKKVASLIDQLAIENPKVPSNMLHALQSLKPSQLMDQNFWNFKNLEDGLETTQSIQCEEVFNAQEFELEDEKI, via the coding sequence ATGTCTTCCAATCCTTCTTCAGTTGAAAAAAAATTACTTCATTATACAGGTAAAGCCATAGCTGATTTTAATATGATCCAGCGTGGTGACAGAGTCATGGTATGTCTGTCTGGCGGAAAAGATTCATTCACACTATTAACAATTCTTAACCAACTCAGGATCAAATCAGGAAATAAATTTGAAATTTTTGCGTTTACTCTGGATCAAGCCCAGCCAGGGTGGAATGATGCCTGTTTGCGTCAATGGTTGGCTGAAAAATCCATTCCTCATGAAATACTAACCCGAGACACATACAGTATAGTGAAGGAAAAAATTCCTGAAGGCAAAACCTACTGTTCTTTGTGTTCTCGCTTGAGACGTGGAATCATCTATAGATATGCTGAAGAAAACGGATTTAATAAAATAGCATTAGGTCACCATCGCGATGATCTTGTTCGTACATTGATGATGTCAATTCTATATAATGGCGATATACGTTCCATGCCACCCAAATTATTAAGTGATAATAAAAAGCACATAGTCATCCGGCCACTGTGCTATGTACAGGAAAAAGATATTATTACGTTTGCATCAGAACAAGCCTTTCCAATTATCCCATGCAATCTTTGTGGTTCTCAAGAAAATCTAATGCGCAAAAAAGTTGCCTCACTCATTGATCAGCTTGCGATTGAAAACCCCAAAGTCCCCAGTAACATGCTTCATGCGCTGCAAAGTTTGAAGCCAAGTCAATTGATGGATCAAAATTTTTGGAATTTTAAAAATCTGGAAGATGGGCTTGAAACCACGCAGTCAATCCAATGTGAAGAGGTTTTTAACGCACAGGAATTTGAGCTTGAGGATGAAAAAATTTGA
- a CDS encoding TolC family outer membrane protein has translation MRKSLFCWILTLGVSTHVFATDLMDIYQQALENDTIFKEAYDTYMSSTEAIPQARAALYPQVGLGSQAGRNYQDAVAGAFSANQYYGSYLWQVNASQALFNYQAWAKVAQAKASVKAAQATFNDAAQNLILRTAKAYFDVLFAKDTLDFAEAKKRANKRQYDQATQRFQVGLDAITSVYEAKAAYDQSIATVIAARNNQINQSENLRKLTNHVYETLAPLKDSKIPLVKPEPNDVNQWIDTGLKQNYKLYAAKYNLEVAKDNVKAISAGNWPVFSLQSNASQVHNNASGNTVFIPSKQTQANIAIAMNFPVFQGGLVQAQTRQAQYGFQSTSEKLEQTYRDVIVNSRIAFNTITDGISKVKADRQTVISVQNSLQSTEAQFEVGTRTMVDVVNAQQRLFEAQEQLARDQYDLINSILTLKYLAGTLNVNDLEQINSWLATTRVNGFSPVDNKTSK, from the coding sequence ATGAGAAAATCTCTGTTTTGTTGGATTTTAACTTTAGGTGTTTCAACCCATGTGTTTGCAACAGACCTAATGGATATCTATCAACAAGCTCTGGAGAACGATACCATTTTTAAAGAGGCATATGATACCTATATGTCCAGCACAGAAGCCATACCTCAAGCTCGTGCCGCTCTTTACCCTCAAGTAGGCCTTGGTTCACAAGCTGGTCGCAATTATCAGGATGCTGTTGCTGGAGCTTTCAGTGCCAATCAATACTATGGAAGTTATTTGTGGCAAGTCAATGCTTCTCAGGCACTGTTTAACTATCAGGCATGGGCCAAGGTAGCCCAGGCTAAAGCCTCTGTTAAAGCAGCACAAGCCACTTTCAATGATGCAGCACAGAATTTAATTCTAAGAACGGCCAAAGCCTATTTTGATGTCTTGTTTGCTAAAGACACTTTAGACTTTGCCGAAGCAAAAAAACGGGCGAACAAAAGACAATATGATCAAGCAACTCAACGTTTTCAAGTTGGCCTGGATGCCATCACTTCTGTCTATGAAGCAAAAGCAGCGTATGATCAATCCATAGCGACAGTTATCGCCGCCCGCAATAATCAGATTAATCAGAGTGAAAATTTACGAAAACTTACTAATCACGTATACGAAACACTTGCGCCACTCAAAGACAGCAAAATTCCTCTTGTTAAGCCAGAGCCAAATGACGTGAATCAATGGATAGATACCGGACTTAAGCAAAACTATAAATTATATGCTGCAAAATATAATCTTGAGGTAGCAAAAGACAATGTAAAAGCGATCTCTGCCGGCAACTGGCCAGTTTTTTCACTACAGAGCAACGCAAGCCAGGTACATAATAATGCATCCGGCAATACCGTTTTTATTCCGTCAAAACAAACCCAGGCTAATATTGCAATCGCGATGAATTTTCCTGTTTTTCAAGGCGGCCTGGTCCAGGCTCAAACCCGACAAGCTCAATATGGCTTTCAGTCTACGAGTGAAAAACTGGAACAAACGTATCGCGATGTGATTGTAAACAGCCGCATTGCTTTCAATACCATCACTGATGGGATCAGCAAAGTAAAGGCGGACAGACAAACGGTCATCTCCGTGCAAAATTCTTTGCAAAGTACTGAAGCTCAATTTGAAGTTGGTACTCGAACCATGGTAGATGTGGTCAATGCTCAACAAAGATTGTTTGAAGCACAGGAACAATTAGCCCGGGATCAATACGACTTGATTAATTCCATACTTACGCTGAAATACCTTGCAGGGACATTAAACGTTAATGATCTCGAACAGATTAACTCATGGTTAGCAACTACACGTGTCAATGGATTTTCACCCGTAGATAACAAAACCTCCAAATAA
- a CDS encoding protein-L-isoaspartate O-methyltransferase family protein, with amino-acid sequence MNHSARINMIKQQLRTGDVLNESILDLYDELLRHEFVPEPFSHFAYSDMQIPLAYGQRMLTPLEEGTILQSLDLKGHETVLEVGTGTGFMTALLSKLCKKVISIDYYSEFTANAKRKLEEHNCNNVELITGDACRGWLESAPYDVIVFTGAMEKLTDTHKLQILPGGKLFAILGKSPVMQAYLFQLDHNAIWTESMLFETDIPPLVDQLKPKEFVF; translated from the coding sequence ATGAATCACAGTGCACGCATAAATATGATCAAACAACAGTTACGAACTGGTGATGTATTAAACGAATCCATCCTTGACTTATACGATGAGCTCTTAAGACATGAGTTTGTTCCTGAACCTTTTTCTCATTTTGCTTATTCAGACATGCAAATTCCTTTGGCATACGGTCAAAGGATGTTAACTCCATTGGAAGAAGGTACAATTTTACAATCCCTTGATCTTAAAGGTCATGAAACTGTGTTGGAAGTGGGAACAGGAACCGGTTTTATGACTGCATTACTCAGTAAGTTATGTAAAAAAGTCATCAGTATTGACTATTATTCTGAATTTACTGCCAATGCAAAACGTAAACTCGAGGAGCATAATTGTAATAATGTTGAATTAATTACCGGAGATGCTTGTCGTGGATGGTTGGAAAGTGCGCCATACGATGTTATCGTATTCACTGGTGCCATGGAAAAACTGACAGATACCCATAAACTACAAATTTTACCCGGTGGCAAATTGTTCGCAATCCTTGGTAAATCCCCTGTAATGCAAGCTTATCTTTTTCAGTTGGATCATAATGCAATCTGGACAGAATCCATGCTTTTTGAAACGGATATACCTCCTCTGGTAGATCAATTGAAACCGAAAGAATTTGTTTTCTAG
- a CDS encoding glycine C-acetyltransferase: MLERFINYLQNELETLKADGLYKSERVISSQQQADVKVNEREVINLCANNYLGLANDPELIAEGQAALAKYGYGMASVRFICGTQTPHKQLEQKISHFLSKEDTILYSSCFDANTGLFETLLTEEDAIISDALNHASIIDGVRLCKAARYRYANNDMKALEEQLIAAKNARFRLIATDGVFSMDGILANLPAICELADKYDAMVMVDDSHAVGFMGKTGRGTPEHFGVSDRIDIVTGTLGKALGGASGGYTASNQVVIDWLRQRSRPYLFSNTLAPVIAHTSCVVLDKLSTNNSLAEKLKRNSHYFREGMTQLGFELIPGEHPIIPVMLGDASLAGRIANRLLELGVYVVGFSYPVVPKGLARIRTQMSAALELHHLDKALKAFETVGKEFSVI; encoded by the coding sequence GTGCTTGAGCGATTCATTAATTATTTACAAAATGAACTTGAAACACTCAAGGCAGACGGATTGTATAAATCAGAGCGAGTTATTTCCAGCCAACAGCAAGCTGACGTGAAGGTTAACGAAAGAGAAGTTATTAATCTTTGTGCAAATAACTACTTGGGTTTGGCCAATGATCCTGAATTAATAGCGGAGGGACAGGCTGCGTTAGCCAAGTATGGATATGGCATGGCTTCTGTTCGTTTTATTTGTGGAACACAAACCCCGCATAAGCAACTGGAACAAAAAATTAGCCATTTTTTAAGTAAAGAAGACACTATATTGTATTCTTCCTGTTTTGATGCCAATACGGGATTATTTGAGACATTATTGACAGAAGAAGATGCCATTATCAGCGATGCCCTGAATCATGCGAGTATTATTGATGGAGTCAGGCTGTGTAAGGCCGCACGTTATCGATATGCCAATAATGATATGAAGGCCCTGGAAGAACAGTTAATTGCAGCAAAAAATGCGAGATTTCGTTTGATTGCAACAGATGGTGTTTTTTCAATGGACGGTATATTAGCTAACTTGCCAGCAATTTGTGAACTGGCCGACAAGTATGACGCCATGGTGATGGTTGATGATTCTCATGCTGTTGGTTTCATGGGTAAGACAGGTAGGGGAACACCAGAGCATTTTGGAGTTAGTGATAGAATCGATATCGTAACCGGCACTCTTGGTAAAGCCTTAGGGGGCGCATCAGGAGGATATACTGCGTCAAATCAAGTTGTCATTGATTGGTTGCGCCAACGATCCAGGCCTTATCTGTTTTCCAATACATTGGCGCCCGTTATTGCGCATACTTCTTGTGTGGTGCTCGATAAATTGTCCACAAATAACTCCCTTGCTGAAAAATTAAAGCGCAATAGTCATTATTTCCGTGAAGGAATGACTCAGTTAGGTTTTGAGTTAATCCCGGGTGAACACCCTATTATTCCTGTCATGTTAGGAGATGCTAGTTTGGCCGGGCGAATCGCTAATCGGTTGCTGGAGTTGGGTGTCTATGTTGTAGGGTTTTCCTATCCAGTGGTACCCAAAGGTTTAGCCCGCATTCGTACCCAAATGTCTGCAGCTCTTGAATTACATCATTTGGATAAAGCCTTGAAGGCGTTTGAAACGGTTGGTAAGGAATTCTCTGTAATCTGA
- the tdh gene encoding L-threonine 3-dehydrogenase has product MKSLVKAKKEPGIWMQDIPVPEYGVNDVLIKIKRTAICGTDIHIYSWDEWAQATIPVPMTVGHEFYGEIVEVGKEVQGLKVGQRVSGEGHITCGFCRNCRAGKRHLCRNTLGVGVNRPGCFAEYLALPATNVIALPDNITEEQAAILDPFGNAAHCALAFDVVGEDVLITGAGPIGIMAAAIVRHIGARHVVITDVNDHRLELARQMGVSRAVNVKYQKLSDVANELGMLEGFDVGLEMSGNPMALNDMMKAMNHGGHVALLGIPPQETPIDWNQVIFKGLVIKGIYGREMFETWYKMIAMLQSGLNISPVITHNFPVDEYQHAFQIMASGQSGKVILNW; this is encoded by the coding sequence ATGAAATCATTGGTTAAAGCAAAAAAAGAGCCTGGAATTTGGATGCAGGATATTCCTGTTCCTGAATATGGAGTAAACGATGTTTTAATAAAAATTAAAAGGACTGCAATTTGTGGTACAGATATCCATATTTATTCCTGGGATGAATGGGCGCAAGCCACAATTCCTGTTCCTATGACCGTAGGGCATGAATTTTATGGTGAAATAGTAGAGGTTGGAAAAGAAGTACAAGGTTTGAAAGTTGGACAGAGAGTTTCTGGTGAAGGTCATATTACCTGTGGTTTTTGCAGAAATTGTCGTGCCGGCAAGCGTCATTTATGTCGTAATACCCTGGGAGTGGGGGTGAATCGACCAGGATGCTTTGCTGAGTATCTGGCGCTTCCTGCTACCAATGTCATCGCTCTCCCTGACAACATTACAGAAGAGCAAGCGGCTATTCTCGATCCTTTTGGAAATGCTGCTCATTGTGCATTGGCATTTGATGTAGTAGGCGAAGACGTTTTGATTACTGGTGCAGGCCCCATAGGAATAATGGCCGCAGCCATCGTAAGACATATTGGCGCACGGCATGTTGTTATCACCGATGTTAACGATCATCGATTGGAACTGGCCAGGCAAATGGGTGTCAGCCGAGCGGTTAATGTCAAATACCAAAAATTAAGTGATGTGGCTAATGAGCTAGGAATGCTTGAGGGTTTTGATGTTGGTCTGGAAATGTCCGGGAACCCTATGGCATTAAACGATATGATGAAAGCGATGAATCATGGTGGTCATGTGGCTTTATTGGGTATCCCACCACAAGAAACCCCTATAGATTGGAACCAGGTTATCTTTAAAGGATTGGTTATTAAGGGTATTTATGGTCGAGAAATGTTTGAAACCTGGTATAAGATGATTGCTATGTTACAGAGCGGTTTAAATATTTCTCCCGTTATTACTCATAATTTCCCAGTAGATGAATATCAGCACGCATTTCAAATTATGGCATCGGGCCAGTCAGGGAAAGTTATACTGAACTGGTAG